A window of the Falco rusticolus isolate bFalRus1 chromosome 1, bFalRus1.pri, whole genome shotgun sequence genome harbors these coding sequences:
- the OTOP3 gene encoding proton channel OTOP3: protein MSDKRVSRQKPCHHCKSRSASTPPDTSTIHYEKFWLYRHCSSVQQRDRQAQKAGQLFSGLLAMNVVFLGSAFISSMIFNHVAITLADVWILLSILKVLCLCWIIYYLLGTSRQPHAVLYRDSHAGPIWIRGSVLLFGSFSILLNVFQIGYSAILIQCKSGVEIVFPTIEILFICTQAFFLWHHSKDCIQVQHNFTRCGLMLTIATNLLLWLLAVTNDTIHMEIESQLREVEQRFAGNETASCTCPNTTICKIFQKGYILLYPFNTEFCLVCCSVLYVMWKNVGRRISHHHVPHSKPKFKLQGVVFGPLLGAAAVIIGICVFMMYQIQATGSAPDRQVFVMYYSYYIALLPLMSVGAVIGTIIHALEKRELDTLKNPTRSLDVILLMGAALGQIGMSYFSIVALVATDPRDLLNSLILSYSVLLIFQNITQNVFIIDGLHRQPSGAAAEARHPEHAGQHAVPSEPPREEDTMTSSQRRHTEVSPGKEEEMKEEQNHEAYNQRRVSMLELGQEIRKASLSYIHSYSHLSWKRRALREISFFLVLCNIILWVMPTFGAHPVFENGLEKSFYGYSTWFAIVNFGLPLGVFYRMHSVGGLLEVYITA from the exons ATGTCGGACAAGAGAGTCTCAAGGCAAAAACCCTGCCATCACTGCAAGAGCAGGTCAGCGTCAACCCCACCAGACACCTCCACAATCCACTACGAGAAGTTCTGGCTGTACCGTCACTGCTCGTCAGTGCAGCAGAGGGACAGGCAAGCTCAGAAAGCTGGGCAGCtcttctcagggctgctggccATGAACGTGGTGTTTCTGGGCAGCGCCTTCATCAGCAGTATGATTTTCAACCACGTGGCCATCACGCTGGCGGACGTCTGGATCCTGCTCTCCATCCTCAAGGTCTTGTGCCTGTGCTGGATTATCTACTACCTGCTGGGCACCAGTCGGCAGCCGCACGCGGTGCTGTACCGGGATTCCCATGCTGGGCCGATTTGGATTAGGG ggtcagtgctgctgtttggcaGTTTCAGCATCCTCCTGAACGTGTTTCAGATTGGCTACAGCGCAATTCTCATCCAGTGCAAATCCGGAGTGGAAATAGTGTTCCCCACCATTGAAATCCTTTTTATCTGCACCCAG GCCTTTTTTCTGTGGCATCACTCTAAGGACTGCATCCAAGTCCAGCACAACTTCACCAG gtgtgGGCTGATGCTGACCATAGCCACTAACCTCCTTCTCTGGCTCTTGGCCGTGACCAACGACACCATTCACATGGAGATAGAGTCTCAGCTGCGGGAGGTGGAGCAGCGATTTGCAG GCAACGAGACTGCCTCATGCACATGCCCAAACACAACCATCTGCAAAATCTTCCAGAAGGGCTACATCCTGCTCTACCCCTTCAACACCGAGTTCTGCCTCgtctgctgctctgtgctgtacGTCATGTGGAAGAACGTGGGGAGACGCATCAGCCACCACCACGTCCCTCACAGCAAGCCCAAGTTCAAGCTCCAGGGGGTGGTTTTCGGGCCATTGCTGGGCGCCGCTGCTGTAATCATCGGGATCTGCGTCTTCATGATGTACCAGATCCAGGCCACCGGCTCAGCCCCCGACCGCCAGGTCTTCGTGATGTATTATTCTTACTACATTGCGCTCCTGCCTCTGATGAGTGTGGGCGCAGTGATTGGGACAATCATCCACGCCTTGGAAAAAAGGGAGCTGGACACGCTGAAGAACCCAACCCGCAGCCTGGACGTGATTCTGTTGATGGGGGCAGCCCTTGGCCAAATTGGCATGTCCTACTTCTCCATTGTTGCCCTTGTGGCCACTGACCCCAGGGACCTGTTGAACAGCCTCATCCTGTCCTATTCTGTCCTCCTCATCTTTCAGAACATCACCCAAAATGTCTTCATCATCGATGGGCTTCACCGGCAGCcctctggggcagcagctgaggcCAGACACCCAGAGCATGCTGGGCAGCACGCAGTGCCTTCAGAGCCACCTCGTGAAGAGGACACCATGACAAGCAGCCAACGGAGGCACACAGAGGTGTCTCCCggcaaagaggaagaaatgaaagaagagcaGAATCATGAAGCCTACAACCAGAGACGAGTGAGCATGCTGGAGCTGGGACAGGAGATCCGGAAAGCTTCGCTGTCCTATATCCATAGCTACTCCCACCTGAGCTGGAAGAGAAGAGCATTAAGGGAGATCTCGTTCTTCTTAGTTTTGTGCAACATCATA CTGTGGGTCATGCCCACATTTGGGGCTCACCCCGTCTTCGAGAATGGACTGGAAAAGTCATTTTACGGCTACTCCACCTGGTTCGCCATCGTGAACTTTGGCCTCCCACTGGGTGTGTTCTACCGAATGCACTCCGTCGGGGGACTCCTGGAGGTCTACATCACAGCCTGA